A region from the Flavobacterium enshiense genome encodes:
- a CDS encoding PAS domain S-box protein — MIKKVALCIYLLFFLQGAFGQVFDYEILNQKNGLPSSTVFAVIQDSRNLIWIGTDGAGLVRYDGKNFDIIDKSKKSEGFFVTDLVEDTNANIIVSTKYSGLLVYNGKEFIKHFDRSNAHLKGNFVQRLLATPNGVYCFTEKEMFLLKKDYSIEPIAKFDKPTTINSVFCDKHFTFFVGTDEGLLKIENNSASPFKPEQFSGYTCIVSTDKDKALIGNHKGEVWRHSSLAKDTYDTQLESKIVLPNKEAFFIKKMLLGRSGFVWMAGDKKQGLAMYKKDILSFINNTNGFTGENVLCMFQDKSSQLYLGTYGTGLYRTHSQIFYNYNNVPELNTPYIFSILNTEKGIYTGTVSEGVFYFEPNQNGDLKLKRKYPQLERATALYENHKKEVLAGSLNGLFKITEGGLIPLAVNAKLPEEKSIRFIWQDNQKRYFVGYSKGLLLLDKNENLIKPIDLFQSQNVTTLEPLNEKQWYIGTNNGLYLLSETTTNTFSVEPIIRKTINTSCKDSFGNFWFASGDGLYYVNKKKVKKYTTKNGLTSTFIFTLSADKKGAIYTGHNLGISKITVDEDGTIKNILNYNSENGFTGLETNARAQTQDSNGNLFFGTANGLYIYLTNYTPKAKSTPILKITNIDVFKQSKNWKNSNETDNYWFNIPRQGYTFNPQENQLTFTFGVVNYLEDEELMYSFLLKGTDQNWSSPSKSNEVTYSNLKYGFYTFQVRLVDNLGNIKSSPVSYTFRIDTPYYFKWWFLLPVFCFIGLFMKLIFDRASTYNKDFIKNFSEKGEDNKEIQTFFFFLGIIFPLTEIINLYFIKRSNSELIANLFIGLLFISLYIISKRSSLLDKYLRPLFILILVSYSIHVITKIASQPFDLITYTEFLLILFFSYSAFKNVKQYTAFVIALLTSLLILLFNIPSETEQIITLINTSFIVLVINYARRISILNNNDKFLFSNSIINNSNSLTIATDRKGKLTFCGKSIEKILGYTPKEVMGENFWKLTQDTEFQDIDYNDVYVPDSLYTRKLRCKNGDYKYIQWTDQKYSDNLFVANGQDITGKIMVEEQYRNLVQFASDIIFEVDKKGFFTFVNQFAEKSLGYPTDFFIGKHFSTLIKPEHAKTIEDFYIRQSGNQADFDIIEFPILKSDGEEMWVSQKVTVKKDENGKITGYSAIVRDITKLKKIEIEESQRQKKNLLLNQTLNQLSTLNFFTYGSQEKLIQHIVKEASLALDISRVSLWNKTEKGVELFCMYEKDNDCFSNDISLYKTDFPRYFDAIETQPFIVASDVKTDPITAEFLGNYFDKYDIKSLLDFPIYVSGELKGITCYENTKEIRNWTSDDINFARTVSDIIALAIETLKRKSAEELIVYKSELLSSISKTTEELLKSNSLNEIFEKSMGYIGEATKADRLYYFENDTATNRISQRLQWVRNTEFNKFENHKLQNFPLSEYPKFANDLFENKPYQAIVKTMNDGEIKTVLENQNVKSFLILPLFIKNVLYGFIGFDDCITEREWAVDEINILQTFTNNFASTIERINNEKAITESEEKFRLLANNIPATVYMVKYNPERTKLFLNDEIEKLTGYSREEFFEGKIDIFELYHPEEREQVRREIDDAVKNGVPFHISCRLVKKSGEIAWIDEYGEVIATENEIPQLEGVIIETTEKRKMQEAIKEKEVAQAANKAKTQFLANMSHEIRTPLNGIIGFSNLLLKSNLTSVQEQYMVTVNQSADALLEIVNDILDLSKIEAGKLELYITKTNLHDLINQIVDMVKYSAHEKKLDLIVNIDENIPCLIWIDEIRLKQILINLLSNAIKFTQEGEIELEIKHEPLHDDQFRMKFSVKDTGIGIRPQNKKKIFEAFSQEDNSTTRKYGGTGLGIPISESLLRLMNSGLQIKDRPTGGTIFFFDLEVKAKPCGSLNELENNKISKILLIDDNASNCQVIQRMMNHYNIASLVNKNYQNAYKYTPEVDLFLADYELIGKKGLDELSKFEKPIILMQNSNSTEIKYPKNTIIKPIVKPVKIHVLQHVLNEINNKETQETYPQKEKGADAIVIDATYKVLIVEDNKINMLLSKTLIQKIIPNAIILEAVNGIEAVKQFELHHPEIILMDIQMPLMNGYEATQKIRKRDKESIIIALTAGIIEGEEELCKSMGMNDYITKPIERKVLENALLKWTNELKN, encoded by the coding sequence ATGATAAAAAAAGTTGCGCTTTGTATCTATCTTCTGTTTTTTCTCCAAGGCGCCTTTGGACAAGTTTTTGATTATGAAATACTTAATCAAAAAAACGGACTTCCTTCTTCAACTGTCTTTGCTGTAATTCAGGACAGTCGTAACCTCATATGGATTGGTACGGACGGTGCCGGCTTGGTTCGTTACGACGGAAAAAATTTCGACATCATTGATAAATCAAAAAAAAGTGAAGGATTTTTCGTAACTGATTTAGTTGAAGACACCAACGCTAATATCATAGTTTCAACAAAATACAGCGGACTGCTGGTTTATAACGGAAAAGAGTTTATTAAACATTTCGACAGAAGCAACGCTCATCTAAAAGGAAACTTTGTGCAACGGCTTTTGGCAACTCCGAATGGTGTTTATTGTTTTACAGAGAAAGAAATGTTCCTGCTTAAAAAGGACTATTCTATTGAGCCCATTGCCAAATTTGATAAACCTACAACTATCAATTCCGTTTTTTGTGACAAGCACTTTACCTTTTTTGTCGGAACCGACGAAGGGCTCTTAAAAATTGAAAACAATTCAGCAAGCCCATTTAAGCCCGAACAGTTTTCAGGATACACCTGCATTGTATCCACAGACAAGGACAAAGCCTTGATAGGAAACCATAAAGGTGAAGTCTGGAGACACTCCTCCCTAGCAAAAGACACATATGATACTCAATTAGAAAGCAAAATTGTCCTTCCCAACAAAGAAGCTTTTTTCATAAAAAAAATGTTGCTTGGCAGAAGTGGTTTTGTCTGGATGGCCGGAGACAAAAAGCAAGGATTGGCCATGTACAAAAAAGATATCCTTAGTTTTATAAACAATACCAACGGTTTTACGGGAGAAAATGTATTGTGCATGTTTCAGGACAAAAGCAGTCAACTCTACCTTGGCACTTACGGCACCGGATTGTACAGAACACACTCGCAAATCTTCTACAATTACAATAATGTCCCGGAATTAAATACTCCTTATATATTTTCCATTCTAAACACAGAAAAAGGGATTTATACGGGAACGGTTAGCGAGGGAGTCTTTTATTTCGAGCCCAACCAAAACGGAGACCTTAAACTCAAAAGAAAATATCCACAGCTCGAAAGAGCGACAGCATTATACGAAAATCATAAAAAAGAAGTTTTGGCCGGATCCCTTAACGGGCTATTCAAAATTACTGAAGGCGGTCTCATTCCCTTGGCTGTCAATGCAAAACTCCCAGAAGAAAAATCCATTAGATTCATCTGGCAGGACAATCAAAAACGATATTTTGTAGGCTATTCAAAAGGACTGCTTTTATTAGACAAGAATGAGAATCTCATTAAACCCATCGACCTTTTTCAATCCCAAAATGTAACCACACTGGAACCTCTAAATGAAAAACAATGGTACATAGGAACAAACAATGGTCTATACCTTCTTTCTGAAACTACAACCAATACTTTTTCCGTTGAACCAATTATCCGAAAAACCATAAATACCTCATGCAAAGACAGTTTTGGTAATTTTTGGTTTGCCAGTGGCGACGGTCTTTACTATGTAAACAAAAAAAAGGTTAAAAAATACACCACAAAAAATGGCCTTACATCAACATTTATTTTTACGCTTTCGGCAGATAAAAAAGGGGCTATTTATACGGGACATAACCTTGGGATTTCAAAAATCACAGTTGACGAAGACGGAACAATCAAAAACATCTTAAACTATAATTCGGAAAACGGATTCACTGGTTTGGAAACCAATGCCAGGGCACAAACACAGGACAGCAATGGAAATCTGTTTTTTGGGACCGCCAACGGCCTTTACATCTACTTAACGAACTACACGCCAAAGGCAAAATCCACTCCGATATTAAAAATAACCAATATCGACGTTTTCAAACAATCAAAAAACTGGAAAAACTCAAATGAAACCGACAACTACTGGTTTAATATCCCAAGGCAAGGCTATACCTTTAATCCGCAGGAAAACCAACTCACGTTTACCTTTGGAGTGGTTAATTATTTAGAAGATGAGGAGCTAATGTATTCTTTTCTTTTAAAAGGAACGGATCAAAATTGGTCGAGCCCTTCCAAATCCAATGAGGTTACCTATTCCAATTTAAAATACGGATTTTATACCTTTCAGGTAAGATTAGTCGACAACCTTGGAAATATAAAAAGTTCCCCTGTATCCTATACCTTTAGGATTGACACACCGTATTACTTTAAGTGGTGGTTCCTGCTTCCGGTATTTTGTTTCATTGGGCTGTTCATGAAATTAATCTTTGACCGCGCTTCCACCTACAACAAAGATTTTATCAAGAATTTTTCGGAAAAAGGCGAAGACAACAAAGAAATACAGACTTTCTTTTTCTTTTTAGGGATCATTTTTCCGCTCACAGAAATCATAAATCTCTATTTTATAAAGCGGTCTAACTCTGAATTAATAGCTAACCTATTCATAGGGTTACTCTTCATTTCCCTTTATATAATATCCAAAAGATCTTCTCTGCTTGACAAATATCTCAGACCTTTATTTATTCTGATTTTAGTCAGCTATTCTATTCATGTCATTACTAAAATTGCTTCACAACCTTTCGACTTAATCACCTATACTGAGTTTCTACTGATTTTATTTTTCTCATATAGCGCATTTAAAAATGTAAAACAATATACAGCCTTTGTGATTGCACTACTGACCTCCCTTCTAATTTTACTTTTCAATATCCCTTCGGAAACAGAACAAATTATTACCTTAATCAACACTTCCTTTATTGTTTTGGTTATTAATTATGCCAGACGTATTTCCATATTAAACAATAACGACAAGTTTTTGTTTTCAAACAGCATTATCAACAACTCGAACTCATTAACCATAGCAACAGACAGAAAAGGAAAACTTACCTTCTGCGGAAAATCCATCGAAAAGATTTTAGGATACACACCCAAAGAAGTAATGGGAGAAAATTTCTGGAAACTGACACAAGATACCGAATTCCAAGATATTGACTACAACGATGTATATGTTCCGGATTCACTGTATACCCGAAAATTGAGATGTAAAAATGGAGATTATAAATACATCCAGTGGACCGACCAAAAATACAGTGATAACCTTTTTGTTGCCAACGGACAGGACATCACAGGCAAAATAATGGTGGAGGAGCAATACCGAAATTTGGTTCAGTTTGCTTCCGATATTATCTTCGAGGTTGACAAAAAAGGATTTTTCACTTTTGTAAATCAATTTGCTGAAAAATCGTTAGGTTACCCGACGGATTTTTTCATCGGAAAGCATTTTTCAACCCTTATCAAGCCTGAACACGCAAAGACTATTGAAGATTTCTACATTAGACAAAGTGGAAACCAAGCAGATTTTGACATTATCGAGTTCCCGATTTTAAAAAGCGATGGCGAAGAAATGTGGGTATCCCAGAAAGTTACCGTAAAAAAAGACGAAAACGGAAAAATAACAGGTTATTCGGCAATCGTAAGGGATATTACCAAACTAAAGAAAATTGAGATTGAGGAGAGTCAGCGCCAGAAAAAAAACCTCTTACTAAATCAAACGTTGAATCAGCTCTCTACACTAAATTTCTTTACTTACGGAAGCCAGGAAAAACTGATCCAGCATATTGTTAAAGAGGCCTCATTGGCATTGGATATAAGCCGGGTGAGCTTGTGGAATAAAACAGAAAAAGGGGTCGAACTGTTTTGCATGTATGAAAAGGACAACGACTGTTTTTCAAATGACATTTCCTTATACAAAACTGACTTCCCTCGATATTTCGATGCCATAGAAACCCAACCGTTTATTGTAGCTTCGGATGTTAAAACCGACCCTATTACCGCTGAATTCCTAGGAAACTACTTCGATAAATATGACATAAAGTCTTTACTGGATTTTCCAATTTATGTTTCAGGAGAACTGAAGGGGATCACCTGCTATGAAAACACCAAGGAAATAAGAAACTGGACAAGTGATGACATCAATTTTGCCAGAACCGTTTCGGATATCATCGCCTTGGCCATTGAGACCCTGAAAAGAAAAAGCGCTGAAGAACTTATCGTTTACAAAAGTGAGCTCCTGTCCTCTATTTCAAAAACGACTGAAGAACTGTTAAAAAGTAATAGTTTAAATGAAATTTTCGAAAAATCTATGGGTTATATCGGCGAGGCAACAAAAGCAGACCGATTGTATTACTTTGAAAATGACACCGCCACAAATAGAATCAGCCAGCGTTTGCAATGGGTAAGAAACACGGAATTCAATAAATTCGAGAATCATAAACTACAGAATTTCCCGCTTTCTGAATACCCTAAATTTGCGAATGACCTTTTTGAAAACAAACCTTACCAGGCAATTGTAAAAACAATGAATGATGGTGAAATTAAAACCGTTTTGGAAAATCAGAACGTAAAATCCTTCTTAATCTTACCCCTGTTCATAAAAAATGTACTTTATGGTTTTATCGGTTTCGACGACTGCATCACGGAAAGAGAGTGGGCAGTAGATGAAATAAACATCCTTCAGACATTCACCAACAACTTTGCCTCTACAATTGAACGAATCAATAACGAAAAAGCCATAACTGAAAGTGAAGAAAAATTCCGTTTATTAGCAAACAATATTCCGGCAACGGTATATATGGTTAAATACAATCCCGAGAGAACCAAACTCTTCCTGAACGATGAAATTGAAAAATTGACGGGCTATTCCAGAGAAGAATTTTTTGAGGGCAAAATAGACATCTTTGAATTGTATCACCCTGAGGAAAGAGAACAGGTTCGAAGAGAGATAGACGATGCCGTAAAAAATGGGGTTCCTTTCCATATTTCCTGCCGCCTTGTTAAAAAAAGCGGAGAAATTGCTTGGATAGACGAATACGGTGAAGTTATCGCGACTGAGAATGAAATACCGCAACTTGAAGGCGTTATAATTGAGACAACGGAAAAAAGAAAGATGCAGGAAGCCATCAAGGAAAAGGAAGTTGCGCAGGCAGCCAACAAAGCAAAAACGCAATTCCTGGCCAACATGAGCCACGAAATCCGAACACCATTAAACGGCATCATCGGCTTCAGTAATCTGTTATTGAAATCAAATCTGACTTCGGTACAGGAACAATACATGGTGACGGTAAACCAGTCGGCCGATGCCCTGCTGGAAATAGTAAACGATATTCTGGATCTTTCCAAAATTGAAGCCGGAAAACTAGAACTTTACATAACGAAAACCAATTTACACGACCTTATCAATCAGATTGTTGATATGGTTAAATATTCCGCACACGAGAAGAAACTCGATCTTATTGTAAATATTGATGAAAACATCCCTTGCCTTATTTGGATTGATGAAATCCGACTGAAACAAATTCTCATCAACCTGCTTTCCAACGCCATTAAATTTACTCAGGAGGGAGAAATAGAACTTGAAATCAAGCACGAACCGCTTCATGATGATCAATTCCGAATGAAGTTCTCGGTAAAAGATACAGGTATCGGAATTCGTCCGCAAAATAAAAAGAAAATATTCGAGGCATTTTCACAGGAAGACAACTCCACAACACGAAAATATGGCGGTACAGGACTTGGAATCCCAATTTCAGAAAGCCTGTTGCGCTTAATGAACAGCGGACTCCAAATTAAAGACCGTCCAACCGGAGGCACCATATTCTTCTTTGATTTGGAAGTAAAAGCAAAACCGTGCGGCTCACTGAATGAACTCGAAAACAATAAAATATCCAAAATTTTATTGATAGACGATAATGCAAGCAATTGCCAGGTTATCCAACGAATGATGAACCACTATAACATCGCATCGCTTGTCAATAAAAATTATCAGAATGCTTATAAATACACCCCGGAAGTCGATCTGTTCTTGGCGGATTATGAACTGATTGGAAAAAAGGGACTTGATGAACTATCAAAATTTGAAAAACCAATCATTCTGATGCAAAATTCAAATTCGACAGAAATTAAATACCCTAAAAACACGATCATAAAACCGATTGTAAAACCAGTTAAAATACATGTATTACAACATGTCCTCAACGAAATAAACAACAAAGAAACACAAGAAACGTATCCACAAAAAGAAAAGGGCGCTGACGCTATTGTAATAGACGCCACCTACAAAGTACTTATCGTGGAGGACAATAAAATCAATATGTTGCTTTCAAAAACGCTGATTCAGAAAATCATTCCTAATGCAATCATTTTAGAAGCGGTGAATGGAATTGAAGCCGTGAAACAGTTTGAACTCCATCATCCGGAAATCATACTGATGGATATCCAAATGCCGTTAATGAACGGATATGAAGCGACTCAAAAAATTCGGAAGAGAGACAAAGAGTCCATTATTATTGCGCTAACAGCCGGGATTATTGAAGGTGAAGAAGAATTATGCAAATCGATGGGAATGAATGACTATATAACTAAACCCATTGAAAGAAAGGTACTTGAAAATGCGCTTCTCAAATGGACTAATGAATTGAAAAATTAA
- a CDS encoding GYDIA family GHMP kinase — translation MKQSFYSNGKLLITGEYSVLDGAKALALPTKSGQYLHVSAGKNQMISWKSFDADGSIWFEDTILFDDVKRKTSFDTSQGIKNTLIEILHQAYLQNNDFLDNSEGFNIVTELTFPRFWGLGTSSTLINNIAQWLKIDAFELLRKSFGGSGYDIACAQNDTPILYCLENDKPIVAPVQFNPAFADNLYFVYLNQKQNSKEAIAFYSKKRPQMAKIIEKIDAITNIVINTESLLEFSEALNFHEITMSHVLEMQTVKEAFFSDFTGTVKSLGAWGGDFVLAISEENPTPYFQTKGFSIVVPYRNMIK, via the coding sequence GTGAAACAATCATTTTACAGTAACGGTAAACTGCTAATAACAGGAGAATACTCGGTTCTTGATGGCGCTAAGGCATTGGCTTTACCTACAAAATCAGGGCAATATCTTCACGTTTCAGCTGGGAAAAACCAAATGATTTCCTGGAAGAGCTTTGATGCAGACGGTTCGATTTGGTTTGAAGACACTATTTTATTTGATGATGTAAAACGTAAAACAAGTTTTGATACGTCTCAAGGCATAAAAAATACCCTGATTGAAATCCTACATCAGGCTTATCTTCAAAACAATGACTTTCTGGATAATTCAGAAGGTTTTAATATAGTAACCGAATTGACTTTCCCACGATTTTGGGGACTGGGAACTTCTTCCACACTGATTAACAATATAGCCCAATGGCTAAAAATTGACGCCTTTGAACTGTTGAGAAAAAGTTTCGGAGGCAGCGGTTATGACATTGCCTGTGCGCAAAACGACACCCCAATTTTGTACTGTCTGGAAAACGATAAACCTATAGTAGCGCCAGTTCAATTTAATCCTGCCTTCGCCGATAATCTTTACTTTGTGTATTTAAATCAGAAACAGAACAGTAAAGAAGCCATAGCATTTTACTCTAAGAAAAGGCCACAAATGGCAAAAATAATTGAAAAAATAGACGCAATTACAAACATCGTAATAAACACTGAAAGCCTTTTAGAGTTTTCCGAAGCGCTCAATTTCCATGAAATAACCATGTCTCATGTCCTGGAAATGCAAACGGTCAAAGAAGCCTTTTTTTCGGATTTTACAGGCACCGTAAAAAGTTTAGGAGCCTGGGGAGGTGATTTTGTCTTAGCGATATCTGAAGAAAACCCCACACCATATTTTCAAACAAAAGGTTTTTCAATTGTAGTACCTTACAGAAATATGATAAAATAA
- a CDS encoding peptidylprolyl isomerase → MAVLSKIRQRSILLIAVIGFCLLAFVVGDVIQNGGFSQTSRNVGSVNGEDISAQEFLQKVSMAEKNGQGTSNTQAANGVWEQEVKRILLEGEYEKLGLKIGKDQLLNVMKQNPNFAQNPQFLNSAGIFDINKFNEYLATIKSSQPEQWNAWLDFEKQVEQMATEQMYTTMIKSGLVTTKVEAKTAYANENNKVDFDYVTVAYSTIKDDQVKVSDSEIMDFMKKNEKKYKSENSRDIEFVFIENKPSAADEAEMKTTINGLLSGRVVYNDKTGKNDTLPGFKAAVNAEEFVNANSDIKYDSSYIAKKDLPLENQEQLFNLPQGEVFGPYIYNGHYCLSKMLGRQSGSSAKVSHILLSYEGSKAPAAVKRTKEEAKAKADELLAQVKANPGSFPMLAMMNTDDTGSKQNGGSYDNVTKGQMVKPFNDFLFNNPVGAMGIVETEFGYHVIKVDAKYDAVRLATVARKIEPSETTADQIYTQATKFEADANEKDFATVAKEAKLTVKPASVKGTDEYLPEVGAQRSVVTWAFNKDTEVGDVKKFDNMQGHIIARVKAKNETGLMSVEQAKTMVEPILKNKKKAELIKAKMAGSTLEAVAQKSGATISNAVAVVLANPSIPNAGYEPKVVGKAFGLGAGKTSKLIEGEMGVFMIRTKAVANAPALPDYTTYVTRLKSQSQGSASGRAVTALKNAATIEDNRVEFQ, encoded by the coding sequence ATGGCAGTTTTATCAAAAATTAGACAACGTTCCATATTGCTTATTGCGGTGATTGGGTTTTGTTTATTGGCATTCGTTGTTGGTGATGTAATCCAAAACGGAGGTTTTAGTCAAACCTCAAGAAATGTAGGGAGCGTAAACGGTGAGGATATTTCGGCTCAGGAATTTTTACAGAAAGTTTCCATGGCGGAGAAAAACGGCCAGGGAACGAGTAATACTCAGGCTGCAAATGGCGTTTGGGAACAAGAAGTAAAAAGAATCCTTTTAGAAGGTGAGTACGAAAAATTAGGTTTGAAAATTGGAAAAGACCAATTATTGAACGTAATGAAGCAAAATCCTAACTTTGCTCAAAATCCACAGTTTTTAAATTCTGCCGGAATTTTCGACATTAATAAATTCAATGAATACTTAGCGACTATTAAAAGTTCTCAGCCGGAACAGTGGAATGCTTGGTTAGACTTTGAAAAACAAGTTGAGCAAATGGCTACTGAGCAGATGTATACAACCATGATCAAATCGGGATTGGTAACTACAAAAGTTGAGGCTAAAACGGCTTACGCTAATGAAAACAACAAAGTTGATTTTGATTATGTAACGGTTGCTTATTCTACAATTAAAGATGATCAGGTAAAAGTTTCTGATTCTGAAATCATGGATTTCATGAAAAAGAACGAGAAAAAATACAAGTCTGAAAATTCAAGAGATATCGAGTTCGTTTTCATCGAAAACAAACCTTCTGCAGCTGACGAAGCTGAAATGAAAACTACTATTAATGGTTTATTGTCAGGAAGAGTTGTTTACAATGATAAAACTGGTAAAAACGATACATTACCTGGATTTAAAGCAGCTGTTAACGCAGAAGAGTTTGTAAATGCAAATTCAGATATCAAATATGATTCTTCATATATAGCTAAAAAAGATTTACCGTTAGAAAACCAAGAGCAGTTATTCAACTTGCCACAAGGTGAAGTTTTCGGTCCATACATTTACAATGGCCACTACTGTTTATCTAAAATGTTAGGAAGACAATCAGGTTCTTCTGCAAAAGTTAGCCATATTTTACTATCTTATGAAGGAAGTAAAGCACCTGCTGCTGTTAAACGCACTAAAGAAGAGGCAAAAGCAAAAGCAGATGAGTTATTGGCTCAGGTTAAAGCTAATCCGGGAAGCTTCCCAATGTTAGCGATGATGAATACAGATGATACTGGTTCTAAACAAAACGGTGGATCTTATGATAACGTTACTAAAGGTCAGATGGTAAAACCATTTAATGATTTCTTATTCAATAATCCTGTTGGAGCAATGGGAATCGTTGAAACAGAATTCGGTTATCATGTTATTAAAGTTGACGCTAAATACGATGCAGTAAGATTAGCTACAGTGGCAAGAAAAATAGAGCCATCTGAAACTACTGCAGATCAGATTTATACTCAAGCTACTAAATTTGAAGCTGATGCTAACGAAAAAGATTTCGCAACAGTTGCTAAAGAGGCTAAATTAACTGTGAAACCGGCATCGGTGAAAGGTACAGATGAGTATCTTCCTGAAGTTGGTGCTCAAAGATCAGTTGTTACTTGGGCATTTAACAAAGACACTGAAGTAGGAGATGTTAAGAAATTTGACAACATGCAAGGACATATCATTGCTAGAGTTAAAGCTAAAAACGAAACTGGACTTATGTCAGTGGAGCAGGCAAAAACTATGGTGGAGCCTATCTTGAAAAATAAAAAGAAAGCAGAATTAATCAAAGCTAAGATGGCAGGTTCTACGCTAGAGGCTGTAGCACAAAAATCGGGTGCAACTATATCAAACGCTGTAGCAGTAGTTCTTGCTAATCCATCTATTCCAAACGCAGGTTACGAGCCAAAAGTTGTTGGTAAAGCATTTGGACTAGGTGCGGGTAAAACTTCTAAATTAATCGAAGGTGAAATGGGAGTTTTCATGATCAGAACAAAAGCAGTTGCTAATGCACCAGCTTTACCTGACTATACTACTTATGTAACAAGACTTAAATCTCAAAGTCAAGGTTCGGCTTCCGGAAGAGCAGTTACGGCTCTTAAGAATGCTGCTACTATCGAAGATAACAGAGTAGAATTTCAATAA
- a CDS encoding hydroxymethylglutaryl-CoA reductase, degradative yields MTKAVSGFSKLSKDEKINWIANTHFSNPAEAIKILKKYWNSDADLQKLHDEFIENTITNFYLPLGVAPNFLINGKNYTIPMAIEESSVVAAASKAAKFWSHRGGFKATVINSEKIGQVHFIYNGNKETLHQFIKEIKPKFFSETESLTKNMQKRGGGILDIELRDKTSELENYYQLHATFETKDSMGANFINSCLEQFAKTLKEEAQKSAILSEEEKNIQVVMSILSNYVPNCIVRAEVSCLVSELKEDKHISQEEFAEKFIRAVQIAEVEPFRAVTHNKGIMNGIDAVVLATGNDFRAVEAGVHAYASRNGKYSSLSHAKVENGVFTFWMEVPLALGTVGGLTNLHPLVKLSMEMLGNPSAHELMQIVAVAGLAQNFAALRSLTTTGIQSGHMKMHLMNILNQFNANEEERKQVTKHFEKHTVSHSAVVSYLEEIRK; encoded by the coding sequence ATGACAAAAGCAGTTAGCGGTTTTTCGAAACTATCGAAAGACGAAAAAATAAATTGGATTGCAAACACACACTTTTCGAATCCGGCAGAAGCAATAAAAATTTTAAAAAAATATTGGAATTCTGATGCCGATTTACAAAAACTGCATGACGAATTCATTGAAAATACTATTACCAATTTTTATTTGCCGCTAGGTGTGGCACCCAATTTTTTAATCAACGGAAAAAACTACACCATCCCGATGGCCATAGAAGAAAGTTCGGTTGTGGCTGCTGCTTCTAAGGCAGCAAAATTTTGGTCGCATCGTGGAGGATTTAAAGCTACGGTAATCAATTCTGAAAAAATAGGACAGGTTCATTTTATCTACAACGGAAATAAAGAAACGCTGCATCAATTCATAAAAGAAATCAAACCTAAATTTTTCAGTGAAACTGAAAGCCTCACCAAAAACATGCAAAAACGGGGCGGTGGCATTTTAGATATTGAACTACGCGACAAAACATCTGAATTAGAAAACTATTACCAATTGCATGCAACCTTTGAAACCAAAGACAGCATGGGCGCAAATTTTATCAATTCCTGTCTGGAACAATTTGCCAAAACATTAAAAGAAGAGGCTCAAAAGAGTGCAATATTATCTGAAGAGGAAAAAAACATTCAGGTCGTAATGAGTATTTTGTCAAACTACGTTCCTAACTGTATTGTCAGAGCCGAAGTTTCCTGTCTGGTCTCCGAACTTAAAGAAGACAAACATATCTCACAGGAAGAATTTGCCGAAAAATTTATACGCGCAGTGCAAATTGCCGAAGTAGAACCTTTCCGCGCAGTGACACACAACAAAGGCATCATGAACGGAATTGACGCTGTCGTTTTAGCCACAGGTAACGATTTCAGAGCAGTAGAAGCCGGCGTACACGCCTATGCATCCAGAAACGGAAAATACTCAAGTCTTTCGCACGCCAAAGTGGAAAACGGTGTTTTTACTTTTTGGATGGAAGTCCCATTGGCTTTAGGAACTGTTGGCGGACTGACGAATCTGCATCCGCTTGTAAAACTGTCGATGGAAATGCTCGGCAACCCTTCTGCACATGAATTAATGCAGATAGTAGCTGTTGCAGGTCTGGCACAAAATTTTGCCGCTTTGCGCTCATTGACCACAACCGGAATCCAGTCAGGACATATGAAAATGCACCTGATGAATATTTTAAATCAGTTTAATGCCAATGAGGAGGAGCGAAAACAGGTAACAAAACATTTTGAAAAACATACGGTTTCCCATTCCGCAGTAGTTTCTTATTTGGAAGAAATCAGAAAATAA